Proteins from a genomic interval of Anatilimnocola floriformis:
- the leuS gene encoding leucine--tRNA ligase, protein MPRYNPATIEPKWQQYWDQHQTFKTPDMPVGEKLYVLDMFPYPSGSGLHVGHPEGYTATDIVCRFERMRGKSVLHPMGFDAFGLPAEEHAIRTNKHPRLTTEENVATFTKQLKMLGFSYDWSRVLSTTDVEYFKWTQWIFLELFDTWFDHETGKGRPIAELPIPVEVKAEGERAVQQYQDEHRLAYQSYAPVNWCPKLGTVLANEEVIDGKSEVGGHPVIRLPLRQWMLRITAYADRLEKDLDQVNWPEGIKKLQRDWIGRSVGAEVDFYIGPAAEFSNWGCSRSKTKFPRKPDDNVLRIYTTRPDTLFGATYMVIAPEHPFVAHLTTPAQQAAVTAYCEKAASKSDRERQEDTKKKTGVFTGSTAINPVNGQPVPIWVADYVLWGYGTGAIMAVPAHDERDFEFAQTFDLPVIAVVDPGDNDEVDRREVLAGKVCSTIDGVSCNSGPYNGLMTGEFKRRITADLSGAGLGREAVNYKLRDWLFSRQRFWGEPFPILHEVDAADKPTGVIRAVSQVDLPVDLPHIEEFKPTGTPEPPLSKAPISWLYPEINGQRYVRETNTMPQWAGSCWYYLRFIDVRNGQVFIDREKEKAWMPVDLYVGGAEHAVLHLLYSRFWHKVLFDRGHVSTAEPFKSLINQGMILGEVEFTGYVRAGGAFVSAAEVTDDDEGNAIVKVSGEAVTPQKINADDVEKKGDSFVLKADPSIRIESRAFKMSKSRGNVINPDDVVKGHGADSLRLYEMFMGPLPATKPWSMAGVSGVRGFLDRAWRLIVEDRADDLVLSSTLQDVEPTEEQARTLHKTIKQVTRDIDNKDFNTAIARMMEFTNFFTKQTVRPRSVMKSFVLILSPFAPHIAEELWQLLGGKTTLAYEPWPTFDEALTKDAEIEIPVQILGKLRGKVVVPAGSDQDTILAAAQADPRIAELLTGKTIVKSIVVPGKLVNFVVK, encoded by the coding sequence ATGCCTCGTTACAACCCAGCCACCATCGAACCCAAGTGGCAGCAATATTGGGACCAGCACCAGACCTTCAAAACCCCGGACATGCCTGTGGGGGAGAAGCTGTATGTGCTCGACATGTTCCCGTACCCGAGCGGCAGCGGTCTGCACGTTGGCCATCCTGAGGGTTACACGGCGACCGATATCGTGTGCCGGTTCGAGCGGATGCGCGGCAAGAGCGTGCTCCATCCGATGGGCTTCGATGCGTTCGGTCTCCCCGCCGAAGAGCATGCGATTCGCACGAACAAGCACCCGCGACTGACGACCGAGGAAAACGTCGCCACGTTCACGAAGCAGTTGAAGATGCTGGGCTTCAGCTACGACTGGAGCCGCGTGCTGTCGACGACCGACGTCGAATACTTCAAATGGACGCAGTGGATCTTTCTGGAACTGTTCGATACGTGGTTCGATCACGAAACGGGCAAGGGCCGGCCGATTGCGGAGCTGCCGATCCCGGTCGAAGTGAAAGCCGAGGGCGAGCGGGCCGTTCAGCAGTATCAGGACGAGCATCGCCTAGCCTATCAGTCTTATGCGCCGGTCAATTGGTGCCCGAAGCTGGGCACGGTGCTGGCCAACGAAGAAGTGATCGACGGCAAGAGCGAAGTCGGCGGCCATCCGGTCATCCGTCTCCCGCTGCGACAGTGGATGCTGCGAATCACCGCTTATGCCGATCGGCTGGAGAAGGATCTGGATCAGGTCAACTGGCCCGAAGGGATCAAGAAACTGCAGCGCGATTGGATCGGCCGCAGCGTCGGCGCGGAAGTCGATTTCTACATCGGGCCAGCTGCTGAATTTAGTAATTGGGGCTGCTCGCGCTCGAAGACCAAATTTCCGCGCAAGCCCGACGACAATGTGCTGCGGATTTACACGACTCGCCCCGACACGCTGTTCGGTGCGACCTACATGGTCATCGCGCCGGAGCATCCCTTCGTCGCTCATCTGACCACGCCAGCCCAACAGGCTGCCGTGACTGCCTACTGCGAAAAGGCCGCCAGCAAAAGCGATCGCGAGCGGCAGGAAGACACGAAAAAGAAGACCGGCGTCTTCACCGGTTCCACCGCCATTAATCCCGTGAACGGCCAACCCGTGCCGATTTGGGTCGCCGATTACGTGCTGTGGGGTTATGGCACTGGCGCGATCATGGCCGTTCCTGCGCATGATGAGCGGGACTTTGAATTTGCACAGACGTTCGATCTGCCGGTGATCGCGGTCGTCGATCCAGGCGACAACGATGAAGTGGATCGCCGCGAAGTGCTGGCCGGTAAGGTTTGCAGCACCATCGATGGCGTGTCGTGCAATAGTGGCCCGTACAACGGCTTGATGACCGGCGAATTCAAGCGCCGCATCACTGCCGATCTGTCCGGCGCAGGTTTGGGGCGCGAAGCCGTCAACTACAAGCTGCGCGATTGGCTGTTCAGCCGGCAGCGTTTTTGGGGCGAGCCGTTTCCGATCCTGCATGAGGTCGACGCTGCCGACAAACCGACCGGGGTGATTCGCGCGGTTTCGCAAGTCGATCTGCCCGTCGATCTGCCGCACATCGAAGAATTCAAACCCACCGGCACCCCCGAGCCGCCGTTGAGCAAAGCGCCGATCAGCTGGCTGTATCCCGAAATCAACGGCCAGCGCTACGTGCGCGAGACGAACACCATGCCGCAGTGGGCCGGCAGCTGTTGGTATTACCTGCGGTTCATTGACGTGAGGAACGGCCAGGTCTTTATCGATCGCGAAAAAGAAAAGGCCTGGATGCCCGTCGATCTGTACGTCGGCGGCGCCGAGCACGCGGTGCTGCACCTGCTCTACTCGCGGTTCTGGCACAAGGTGCTGTTCGACCGCGGACACGTCAGCACAGCCGAGCCGTTCAAGAGCTTGATCAACCAGGGGATGATCCTGGGCGAGGTCGAGTTCACCGGCTACGTTCGGGCAGGCGGCGCGTTTGTGAGCGCTGCGGAGGTGACGGATGACGACGAAGGAAACGCCATCGTCAAAGTGAGCGGCGAAGCAGTCACGCCGCAGAAAATCAATGCAGATGACGTCGAGAAGAAGGGCGATTCATTTGTCCTGAAGGCTGATCCGAGCATTCGGATCGAAAGCCGGGCCTTCAAGATGTCGAAGAGCCGCGGCAACGTGATCAATCCCGACGATGTGGTCAAAGGCCACGGCGCCGATTCGCTGCGCCTCTATGAAATGTTCATGGGCCCGCTGCCGGCGACCAAACCCTGGAGCATGGCCGGCGTGAGCGGTGTGCGCGGCTTCCTGGATCGCGCCTGGCGATTGATTGTTGAAGACCGCGCGGATGATCTGGTGCTGTCGTCGACGCTGCAAGACGTCGAGCCGACCGAGGAGCAAGCCCGCACACTGCACAAGACGATCAAGCAAGTGACTCGCGACATCGACAACAAGGACTTCAACACCGCCATCGCGCGGATGATGGAGTTCACCAACTTCTTTACGAAGCAAACGGTTCGGCCGCGCTCGGTGATGAAGAGCTTCGTGCTGATCCTGAGTCCTTTCGCGCCGCACATCGCCGAAGAACTGTGGCAACTGCTGGGCGGCAAAACAACGCTGGCCTACGAACCTTGGCCGACTTTCGACGAAGCCCTGACCAA
- a CDS encoding DUF1501 domain-containing protein, whose product MSHYRNCAGISRRDCLQLGLTSAVGLGLSQMLGLRAQAAAPTVRQAKAKSCILIWMDGGPTHFETFDPKPDAPAEIRGEFEPISTKVAGVQFSQHMTKLAGMLDQISVIRSIRHDQGNHGAGNHYMMTGAPPRIPVGCGAFVSFHPSMGSVAAYELGKDNGLPNYFSIPSMSRSGGPNFLGAKYAPFVVGGDPNSADFRVRDVALPQGLTEDHFNRRTDLRKLVDRIERINDPAAGDPVGGLDEYYRQGYDLITSTAAQAAFDIHREKESVRERYGRNGFGQRALLARRLVEAGVPFITINDGGWDHHSDIFPALRKRLPDWDNTVATLIADLAERGLLESTLVVALGEFGRTPAISTLSGQKLAGRDHWANAMSVLIAGGGTPGGVVVGSTDRKGYTANDRILSPENFVSTIYTKLGIDPGKIVYTPQGRPTHLVSDSTTIKELL is encoded by the coding sequence ATGAGCCATTATCGAAATTGCGCTGGCATCTCTCGCCGCGATTGCTTGCAGCTCGGCCTGACTTCAGCCGTCGGACTGGGGCTGAGTCAAATGTTGGGACTGCGAGCCCAAGCCGCGGCGCCGACGGTGCGGCAGGCCAAGGCCAAGAGCTGCATTTTGATTTGGATGGACGGCGGGCCGACGCACTTCGAAACGTTCGACCCCAAGCCCGATGCGCCCGCCGAAATCCGCGGCGAGTTTGAGCCGATCAGCACCAAGGTTGCCGGCGTGCAGTTTTCGCAGCACATGACGAAGCTGGCCGGGATGCTCGATCAGATCAGCGTCATTCGCTCGATCCGTCACGATCAAGGAAACCACGGCGCGGGGAATCATTACATGATGACCGGCGCGCCGCCGCGCATTCCCGTCGGCTGCGGTGCGTTCGTCAGTTTTCATCCGAGCATGGGCTCGGTCGCGGCGTATGAGCTCGGCAAGGACAACGGCTTGCCGAATTACTTTTCGATTCCCAGCATGAGCCGTTCGGGCGGTCCGAATTTTCTCGGCGCCAAATACGCGCCGTTCGTCGTCGGCGGCGATCCGAACTCTGCCGATTTTCGTGTCCGCGATGTCGCGCTGCCGCAAGGGCTAACCGAAGACCATTTCAATCGCCGCACCGATCTGCGCAAGCTTGTCGACCGCATCGAGCGTATCAACGATCCAGCCGCTGGCGATCCGGTTGGTGGACTCGATGAATATTATCGACAGGGATATGACCTGATCACGTCGACCGCGGCCCAGGCGGCGTTCGACATTCATCGCGAGAAAGAGTCCGTTCGCGAGCGCTACGGCCGGAATGGCTTTGGCCAGCGAGCACTCCTCGCACGACGACTCGTCGAAGCGGGTGTGCCGTTCATCACGATCAACGACGGCGGTTGGGATCATCACAGCGATATTTTTCCAGCCCTGCGCAAGCGATTGCCCGATTGGGACAACACGGTGGCGACGCTCATCGCCGATCTGGCCGAGCGGGGGCTGCTCGAATCGACGCTGGTCGTGGCCCTCGGCGAATTCGGCCGCACACCGGCCATCAGCACATTGAGCGGACAAAAACTGGCAGGCCGCGATCACTGGGCCAATGCGATGTCGGTGCTCATCGCCGGCGGTGGCACACCAGGCGGCGTGGTTGTCGGCAGCACCGATCGCAAAGGCTACACGGCCAACGATCGGATTTTGTCGCCTGAGAATTTCGTGTCGACGATTTACACCAAGCTCGGCATCGATCCGGGCAAGATTGTTTACACGCCGCAAGGCCGGCCGACCCATCTCGTCAGCGATTCGACGACGATCAAGGAATTGCTGTAA
- a CDS encoding DUF1559 domain-containing protein, translating to MRARGMRQGGVRFGFTLVELLVVIAIIGVLVALLLPAVQAAREAARRTQCVNHLKQVSLALHNFESSFSRLPAGEHQPTSAGYLSPLALIANQFEQSGVYNRLDLNQGPFSTQNYAAAATQPKFLICPSDPFPGKKEYMGWTNYHSNAGTWAPLNGWDGVFGPVEDAGGAKAIGPLKLGDITDGLSNTAAFAEVVNGSGNISRPPKSKFDCFDTSTNPTTGTLAAARTAFAAGNWETSSIPWTGDWRWRGYPWTEGTAWRNWYNHIAPPNATCWVPGGDFWRIVSPSASMHPNGTNVSMTDGSVRFVTNSVDADIWAAAGSRAGGEATQLP from the coding sequence ATGCGCGCGCGTGGAATGCGGCAGGGCGGCGTTCGGTTTGGTTTTACGCTGGTGGAATTGCTGGTCGTGATCGCGATCATCGGCGTGCTGGTGGCGCTCCTCTTGCCGGCCGTGCAAGCGGCTCGTGAAGCTGCGCGGCGGACGCAATGCGTCAATCATCTCAAGCAGGTCTCGCTGGCCCTGCATAACTTCGAGAGTTCGTTCAGTCGGCTGCCGGCCGGCGAACATCAGCCCACGAGCGCGGGTTATCTGTCGCCGCTGGCGCTCATTGCCAATCAGTTTGAACAGAGCGGCGTCTACAACCGGCTCGATCTCAACCAAGGGCCATTCTCGACGCAGAATTATGCAGCCGCCGCGACGCAGCCGAAGTTTTTGATCTGCCCCAGCGATCCTTTCCCGGGCAAGAAGGAATACATGGGCTGGACCAACTACCACTCGAACGCCGGCACTTGGGCGCCGCTCAACGGTTGGGACGGCGTGTTCGGGCCGGTCGAAGATGCAGGCGGCGCGAAAGCAATCGGCCCGCTGAAGCTGGGCGACATCACCGACGGGCTGAGCAACACGGCGGCCTTTGCCGAAGTGGTGAATGGCTCGGGTAATATCAGCCGGCCGCCAAAATCGAAGTTCGACTGCTTCGATACTTCGACCAATCCCACAACCGGCACGTTGGCCGCGGCCCGCACGGCGTTCGCGGCGGGGAACTGGGAGACATCGAGCATTCCCTGGACCGGCGATTGGCGGTGGCGAGGTTATCCGTGGACCGAGGGAACGGCCTGGCGGAATTGGTACAACCACATCGCGCCGCCGAACGCGACGTGTTGGGTGCCGGGTGGCGACTTCTGGCGGATCGTGTCTCCTTCGGCGAGCATGCATCCCAATGGCACGAACGTGTCGATGACCGATGGCAGCGTGCGGTTCGTCACAAATTCGGTCGATGCCGATATCTGGGCAGCAGCTGGCTCGCGGGCCGGCGGCGAAGCGACACAACTGCCGTAA
- a CDS encoding Rieske (2Fe-2S) protein, with translation MPWETIASVQDCPPGSARECIAGGRIIALFNVDGQFYALDGMCPHQGGPLGKGRLQGCIITCPWHGFQFDVTTGQHQASKSLVHPSFAVRVEGEAVQVDVEP, from the coding sequence ATGCCCTGGGAAACAATTGCCAGCGTTCAAGACTGCCCACCGGGGTCTGCGCGCGAATGCATTGCTGGCGGCAGAATTATCGCACTCTTCAATGTCGACGGGCAGTTCTATGCCCTCGACGGCATGTGCCCGCATCAAGGTGGCCCGCTCGGCAAAGGCCGGCTGCAGGGCTGCATCATCACCTGCCCTTGGCATGGCTTTCAGTTCGATGTGACAACGGGGCAGCATCAGGCGAGCAAGTCGCTGGTGCATCCATCGTTTGCCGTTCGCGTCGAGGGTGAGGCAGTGCAGGTGGATGTGGAGCCGTAG
- a CDS encoding lysophospholipid acyltransferase family protein — MSIRRCFDLPLYLLVRVIIAVVQAISIETCVGWAHGAAWLMYDVVRMRRKLVDDNIQQAFPELSQHERNKIGRGMWLHLLTMICEIAHAPRKIHATNWRKYVKLGRTRELVTAMLLNRPRVLVSAHFGNFEVAGLMSGLLGISTFTVTRTLDNKYLDDYVIRFRELNWQFILPKMGSANDADAVLKNKGALALLGDQHAGDKGCWVDFFGRPASCHKALALFTLLSDAPMILLTCKRSHAPLHFELGLADIADPQALPKDCTDVKTLTQWYNRVLEEEIRKAPDQYWWLHRRWREPPKRGRAKTADRAPSAKAA; from the coding sequence GTGAGCATCCGCCGTTGTTTCGACTTGCCTCTTTATCTGCTCGTGCGGGTGATCATTGCCGTCGTGCAGGCGATTAGCATCGAGACTTGCGTCGGTTGGGCGCACGGGGCGGCTTGGCTGATGTACGACGTCGTACGGATGCGGCGGAAATTGGTGGACGATAACATCCAGCAGGCGTTTCCCGAGCTATCGCAGCACGAGCGGAATAAAATCGGTCGCGGCATGTGGTTGCACTTGCTGACGATGATCTGCGAGATCGCTCACGCGCCGCGGAAGATTCACGCCACGAACTGGCGGAAGTATGTGAAGCTCGGTCGCACGCGCGAGCTCGTCACGGCGATGTTGCTCAATCGACCGCGGGTGCTGGTCTCGGCCCACTTCGGCAATTTTGAAGTGGCCGGTTTGATGAGCGGGTTGCTGGGCATCAGCACGTTCACCGTCACGCGGACGCTCGATAACAAATACCTCGATGACTATGTCATTCGCTTTCGCGAATTGAATTGGCAGTTCATTCTGCCGAAGATGGGCTCGGCCAACGATGCCGATGCGGTGCTGAAGAACAAAGGCGCCCTGGCGCTGCTGGGCGATCAACACGCCGGCGACAAAGGTTGCTGGGTCGATTTCTTCGGCCGACCGGCGTCGTGTCACAAGGCGTTGGCGCTGTTCACGCTGCTCAGCGATGCACCGATGATTCTGCTGACTTGCAAACGGTCGCACGCGCCGCTGCACTTTGAGCTGGGGCTGGCCGACATTGCCGATCCGCAAGCGCTGCCCAAGGATTGCACCGACGTGAAGACCCTCACGCAGTGGTACAATCGGGTGCTCGAGGAAGAGATCCGCAAAGCGCCCGATCAATACTGGTGGCTGCACCGCCGCTGGCGTGAACCGCCAAAGCGAGGACGAGCCAAAACGGCTGATCGCGCGCCATCGGCCAAAGCGGCTTAG
- a CDS encoding sulfatase-like hydrolase/transferase — MTNRNLFPRLAHAAGFLTVLWISAIAHSQEAEKKPRPNVVLIVIDDLGWADLGCYGSTFHKTPQLDKLAKQGMRFTDAYAACPVCTPTRAAIMTGKYPARLNITDWLPGRGDMPSQKLLRPKIEQQLPLAEVTIAERLREAGYRTASIGKWHLGGAGFGPETQGFEVNIGGDQGGSPPGYFAPFVRENAKGKAAGRNLKGLEAAPDGGYLTDLLTDAAVNFIEKNRAEPFFLYLPHYAVHTPLQAKEEVIKKYPADPKFSGKQNSSVYAAMLESVDDGVGRIMAKLDELKLTENTLVIFTSDNGGLATPEGPHTPATSNAPLREGKGYLYEGGIRVPLIMHWPKNIRTGINGTLTSSVDLLPTLLDVCSLSATTEVDGVSIRAAMQEEERPVTRDLFWHYPHYANQGGKPSSAIRSGRWKLIEFFEDGHRELFDLTSDMRENRNLVTQHPQVVAELAEKLEAWRKNVGAKMMEPNPDYKPNPQAADGIVTMPAKWATVYGETLRYEPLPHKNTLGFWTNPKEWASFEFTLETPGTYEVELLVGCGNGSGGSEVQVVVDEQKLNFTVEQTGGFQNFVPRKIGQIKLDKPGRYTVEIRPQTKPGPAVMDVREVKLLPVK, encoded by the coding sequence ATGACGAATCGCAACCTTTTCCCACGCCTCGCTCATGCTGCGGGTTTCCTGACGGTGCTTTGGATTTCTGCAATTGCCCACTCGCAAGAAGCGGAGAAGAAACCGCGACCGAATGTCGTGCTGATCGTGATCGACGACCTGGGCTGGGCCGATCTCGGTTGCTACGGGAGTACGTTTCATAAAACGCCGCAGCTCGACAAGTTGGCCAAGCAAGGGATGCGATTCACCGATGCATATGCAGCGTGCCCCGTTTGTACGCCAACGCGGGCTGCGATCATGACCGGCAAATATCCGGCGCGATTGAACATCACCGATTGGTTGCCGGGCCGCGGCGACATGCCTTCGCAAAAGTTGCTGCGGCCGAAGATCGAACAGCAACTGCCGCTCGCCGAAGTGACGATTGCCGAACGTCTACGCGAAGCCGGTTATCGCACGGCGAGCATCGGCAAATGGCATCTCGGCGGCGCGGGCTTCGGTCCAGAGACGCAAGGCTTTGAGGTGAACATCGGCGGCGATCAAGGCGGCAGTCCGCCGGGATACTTCGCGCCATTCGTGCGTGAGAATGCCAAGGGGAAAGCGGCTGGTCGCAACTTGAAGGGACTCGAAGCGGCTCCGGACGGCGGCTATCTCACCGACCTGCTCACCGATGCCGCCGTGAACTTCATCGAGAAGAACCGCGCCGAGCCGTTCTTTCTTTATCTGCCGCATTACGCCGTGCACACGCCGCTGCAAGCCAAGGAAGAGGTTATCAAAAAATATCCCGCCGATCCCAAATTCAGCGGCAAGCAAAACAGCAGCGTCTACGCAGCCATGCTCGAGAGTGTCGACGATGGCGTGGGGCGAATCATGGCCAAGCTCGACGAACTGAAGCTCACCGAGAACACGCTCGTCATTTTCACCAGCGACAACGGCGGCCTGGCGACACCAGAAGGGCCGCACACACCAGCGACGAGCAACGCGCCGCTGCGCGAGGGGAAAGGTTATCTGTATGAAGGGGGCATTCGCGTGCCGCTGATTATGCACTGGCCGAAAAATATCCGCACCGGAATCAACGGCACGCTGACGAGTAGCGTCGATTTGTTGCCGACGCTACTCGACGTTTGCAGCCTATCCGCGACGACCGAAGTCGATGGCGTGAGCATTCGCGCGGCGATGCAGGAGGAAGAACGGCCCGTCACTCGTGATTTGTTCTGGCATTATCCGCACTATGCGAATCAGGGCGGCAAGCCAAGCAGCGCGATTCGGTCGGGACGTTGGAAGCTCATCGAATTCTTCGAGGATGGCCACCGTGAGCTCTTCGATCTGACTAGCGATATGCGCGAGAATCGCAATCTAGTCACGCAGCATCCGCAAGTTGTCGCCGAGCTCGCCGAGAAACTGGAAGCCTGGCGGAAGAATGTCGGCGCGAAAATGATGGAGCCCAATCCCGACTACAAACCCAATCCGCAAGCCGCCGACGGTATCGTGACCATGCCGGCCAAGTGGGCGACGGTGTACGGCGAAACGCTGCGCTATGAACCCCTGCCACATAAAAACACCCTCGGCTTTTGGACGAACCCAAAAGAATGGGCCAGCTTCGAATTCACCCTCGAAACGCCCGGCACTTACGAAGTGGAACTCCTCGTCGGCTGCGGCAATGGCAGCGGCGGCAGCGAAGTGCAGGTCGTCGTCGACGAACAAAAACTGAACTTCACCGTCGAGCAGACCGGCGGCTTTCAAAACTTCGTGCCGCGCAAGATCGGCCAAATCAAACTCGACAAGCCGGGCCGTTACACGGTCGAAATCCGCCCGCAAACGAAACCAGGACCGGCCGTGATGGATGTGCGCGAGGTGAAGTTATTGCCGGTGAAGTGA
- a CDS encoding isoprenyl transferase: MPEPATVTTEQPFDVPAERRPRHVAVIMDGNGRWAQRRNLPRIEGHRRGVNSVRNTVEEAARLHLAQLTLFCLSSENWKRPQRELDFLMHLLEQYMIEERSTILKQNIVVSIIGRRDGIPAATLREMDETVRLSAANNGTRLCLAINYGSRGEIVDATRAIAQQVKDGLLSPEQIDEKTISDNLYTQNMPDPDLLIRTAGEMRISNFLLWQISYAELWVTERCWPEFEIADLHQAIRDFAGRDRRFGGLSQI; this comes from the coding sequence GTGCCAGAGCCCGCCACCGTGACCACCGAGCAGCCCTTCGACGTGCCCGCCGAGCGCCGGCCGCGTCATGTGGCCGTCATCATGGATGGCAACGGCCGGTGGGCGCAGCGGCGAAATTTGCCACGCATCGAAGGTCACCGCCGTGGCGTGAATAGCGTCCGCAACACGGTCGAAGAAGCCGCCCGACTCCACCTGGCTCAGCTCACGCTGTTTTGCTTGTCGAGCGAAAACTGGAAACGGCCGCAGCGGGAGCTCGATTTTTTGATGCACCTGCTCGAGCAGTACATGATCGAAGAGCGGTCGACGATTCTGAAACAGAATATCGTTGTCTCGATCATCGGCCGCCGCGACGGCATCCCGGCGGCGACGCTGCGCGAGATGGATGAAACAGTCCGCCTGAGTGCGGCGAACAACGGCACGCGGTTGTGCCTGGCGATCAACTATGGCAGTCGCGGCGAAATCGTCGATGCGACGCGAGCCATCGCGCAGCAAGTGAAGGACGGCTTGCTGTCGCCGGAACAGATCGATGAAAAAACGATCTCCGATAATCTGTATACCCAGAACATGCCCGACCCCGACCTGCTGATTCGCACCGCGGGCGAAATGCGGATCAGCAATTTTCTGCTCTGGCAAATCAGCTATGCGGAGCTGTGGGTCACCGAGCGCTGCTGGCCGGAGTTTGAAATCGCCGATCTGCATCAGGCCATTCGCGACTTCGCCGGCCGCGATCGCCGCTTCGGCGGTCTGTCTCAGATCTGA
- a CDS encoding phosphatidate cytidylyltransferase yields MLVLRWRLVSSFVIIALMVALVTLDHLRLGVGIDGVWLAPVLIVVTILAAEETISLLRNQKHDPLAWTVYAGSLLLVLSGCDLLIKQLLVRFGYPSYPPWEGWPALALAAGVILAFGGEMARFKKAGESSIVNAALAIFAMAYVGGLMLFLAWQRLHHGTFAFLTIPIIVKCGDTGAYFTGRFTGRHKMTPLLSPGKTWEGAVGGVVAGCLASWFCFAVLQPKYFPDATPTVHPPLVAVLIYGLAMTLAGMHGDLAESLLKRDMQRKDSSTWLPGLGGVLDVVDSMLMAAPVAYLFWNTGWLG; encoded by the coding sequence GTGCTCGTGCTTCGTTGGCGATTGGTTTCTTCGTTTGTGATCATCGCGTTGATGGTCGCGCTCGTCACGCTCGATCATCTGCGCCTGGGCGTGGGAATCGACGGCGTGTGGCTTGCGCCGGTGCTGATCGTGGTAACGATCCTCGCCGCCGAAGAAACGATCTCGCTGCTGCGAAATCAAAAGCATGATCCGCTGGCCTGGACCGTTTACGCTGGCAGTTTGCTGCTCGTCCTTTCCGGCTGCGATTTGCTCATCAAACAACTGCTCGTCCGGTTCGGCTATCCCAGCTATCCACCGTGGGAAGGTTGGCCGGCGCTGGCGCTGGCTGCCGGTGTGATCCTCGCCTTCGGCGGCGAAATGGCCCGCTTCAAAAAGGCGGGCGAGAGCTCGATCGTCAACGCCGCGCTCGCCATCTTTGCGATGGCTTACGTCGGCGGGCTGATGCTGTTTCTCGCCTGGCAACGGCTGCATCACGGGACGTTCGCGTTTCTCACGATTCCGATCATCGTGAAGTGCGGCGACACTGGCGCTTACTTCACCGGGCGCTTTACCGGTCGCCACAAGATGACGCCGCTCCTCAGCCCCGGCAAAACCTGGGAAGGCGCCGTTGGTGGCGTTGTCGCAGGTTGCCTGGCGAGTTGGTTTTGCTTCGCCGTTCTGCAACCGAAGTATTTCCCCGACGCCACGCCGACCGTGCATCCACCGCTGGTCGCGGTGTTGATCTACGGCCTCGCGATGACCCTCGCTGGCATGCACGGCGACCTTGCCGAGTCGCTGCTGAAGCGCGACATGCAACGTAAGGACAGCAGCACCTGGTTGCCGGGGCTCGGCGGGGTGCTCGATGTGGTCGATAGCATGCTGATGGCGGCGCCGGTGGCGTATCTGTTTTGGAACACCGGCTGGCTGGGGTAG
- a CDS encoding Dabb family protein, which yields MNSKSIAAVIFAAVLFSLAVWQMGASQESKGPEAKSKVLRHVVMYKFKDEIAKPQIQEVIDAFAGLPKKIDGIVAFEHGPNVSPEGKSEGLTYCFVVSFKDEAARDAYLKHPAHDDYVKVVKDRREKVVVFDYWADR from the coding sequence ATGAATTCCAAATCGATCGCCGCCGTGATTTTTGCGGCCGTTCTCTTTTCACTTGCGGTGTGGCAGATGGGCGCTAGTCAAGAATCGAAGGGCCCGGAAGCCAAGAGCAAAGTGCTGCGGCACGTCGTGATGTATAAGTTCAAGGACGAAATCGCCAAGCCGCAGATCCAGGAAGTGATCGACGCCTTTGCCGGTCTGCCGAAGAAGATCGACGGCATTGTCGCGTTCGAGCACGGTCCGAATGTCAGCCCCGAAGGCAAATCGGAAGGGCTGACTTATTGCTTCGTGGTGTCGTTCAAAGACGAAGCCGCTCGCGATGCTTATCTCAAGCATCCGGCCCACGATGACTATGTGAAGGTCGTGAAAGACCGCCGCGAGAAAGTTGTCGTCTTCGACTATTGGGCCGATCGTTAA